Part of the Arachis hypogaea cultivar Tifrunner chromosome 6, arahy.Tifrunner.gnm2.J5K5, whole genome shotgun sequence genome, CTCGAAATCCTTCattggttgtgtgtgcgcacaaggtGTGCTAGTGCTGCCATCAGTAGCCCTGTCTccgtgtgtgcgtatgcacaaggctgtgcgtgcgcacaagaccAAATTCTcatggagtgtgcgtgcgcacacaaactagaaatcacaaattctacaaaagttgcagaattcagatttttaaCCCAAACTTCCAACGGTCATATTTCCTTCCACAAAATTCCAATTTCatccaaatttaaaccattttaaagcttatgaaaTTATCTTTCAATTGATATAAAGTCATCAAATTCTGAAAACAattgctcaagatatgatccgttgaagttcactaaaattttacttttaccaaaactcattgacgttaggatttttgccagtaaagaatttcataaaaatagtcgcgttgtagatatagtctctaaaccgacagaaatcccttcatacaaacgttttggttatcacaagtaacaaacccctttaaaattgataaccgagtatttaaatctcgggtcgtcttctcaaggaattgcagggaggtatgttcttattattggttatgaaaaagtgtgtttgggattttggattaaggtaaaaggttagttgggcaatgggcacaggtatattttcaaagcaataaaagtaaatgaatgactgtaaaataaactcttggcaaggtgcaagaactggaggtcctatcctagttatccttatcaattatgatgagaattggatttttctcccactttgttaatctctaactatgaaggtaagttaagtggataaattaattctgattcctcaagtcctagtctttccttggaaaaggccagagttattggaatatgaattaatgaaatgaagaaatctaattttcaatcaacaatgagtttgataactctagagtcaccaattattcaaccaaagccaaaagggaaacaggaaaatccaaattatttatataaataaaagacagtaatcatcaatctgaaatatctcaaataacattaattaaggagatcaatctaaacatggaacattgaaaaataaataaatacaagaaCTTGGATTGAGAAtcactcttaaaactaagagaagtcctaaatcctaatcctaattctaatcctaatcctaagagagagagaagaaaacctctctcactaaaaactacatctaaaaatatgaaaagtgaattatgagagcataattatgaatggatgcattttctccactttatagcctctaatctgtgttctctgggccaaaaactgggtcagaaacagcctagaagtcacttccagcgctttctggtccgtacaggtcgcgaaaaagtgacgcggccgcacaggttgcgttcctgccaggtcacgcgttcgcgtcacctgacGTCGAGGCAGctttggcaaattatatatcaaatcgaagccccggacgttagctttccaacgcaattggaaccacgttgtttggatctctgtagctaaagttatagccatttgagtgcgaagaggtcaggttggacagcttagcaatttctccaacttattgtattccttccacttttgcatgcttcctttccatcctctgagccattcctgccttgtaatctctgaaatcacttaaaacacatatcaaggcatctaatggtaataagagaggattaaacataggaaacttaaggccaaagaagcatgttttcaatcaaagcacataattaggaaggcaaatgtaaaaccatgcaattagtatgaataagtgggtaaatagttgataaaaaccattcaattgagcacaagataaactataaaataatggtttatcactcATAAACTTCCTATTTTCAAACATACAATTGCCAATCCATACAAAAATCAACCCAAAACTCAACCATTCCAAGCTCAAGCATTTCCAAACCCCTTTTTAATCTTCAACCCACCAATTCTACCATATTTAACCAAATCTCATATCAAAATCAACATTCTATAACTCAATTCTATATTTATTCTTTCCTCTCTCAATTTccaaaacaacaatcaatcacCATATATTTTCACATATCAATATCATACTCCAAAAACATGCTCATCACAAGAGCTTTAACCTTttcatcaaccaaacacatcaaaccATATATCCATCACAATCCAATTCATTCATTAAATATCTCAACATGTCACAAGCCACTAAGTTCATACATTATCAACCAATGCAACCACTCACAGATAATTCCATCATCATTCATACATAATCAACTCAACCCAGATTATCCAACAATTACATCAACATTCCAAAGTCCTATTCTAGGGTTactagcctacgttttcacaaccacattacattttagatacaggaaaccgaaatcatacaTTGGCCAATTTTCGTTCCACCCGGAACACTTAGATTTCCACCTTTCAAGGTTCTCAAAGCCTCAATAACAGATCTCCAAGCACCAATTTCCTTTCCATGCTTTTCAAaaccaccaatcaagctccaatacacaTATACATAAAGCTTAAGCCATAATATCACATTaaaacacaataactcaatacCCAATACCTCAAATTCAACATTCTTACTAGATTTTGAGGTCTCTTACCTTACCCAAGGATCAAGGAAGTAAGAACAAGCCTTCCCCTCAAGCTAATTATTAGATCCTATAATACAAAGGAgctcaaaatctcaacattttgcctaagaaattcgaaaatcaagggtaagaatttgaagaagaaaacatggcttacctcaagattgcttgtatgggttttgtagagctcgacgccgcGGTCGCGGCGTGACCGCAAACGGTgcatcaatcggagctccagataAAAAATTATCAACCATGGAAGTTGGAAGTGAATAGGAACAAGGGTTTTCAATCTTCCCCCTTTTCCTTTCTTTGTGCAGCGTGTGTGTGTTGTTTTGGGGAGAAGAGAGCTGAGCTCTCATTAATAAATGAGATTTTATGGGCTAACATTTATTTGGGTTGGAATATTTTTAGTATTGATTAGGATGAGAGTCTTCTAATAGCAGTGAGAGATTTTGTTAATAATTTAGGGAAGTTTTACAAATTGgcactaataaaatatattatggaAGCTTGTAATATCTTCCACTGAAAAATTtccataaacaaataaaaaatttataatggatgtttttttgttaaattttagatttttaattacatgttttttttacattgaaatatttttactattaaattgaaatatttttttattaaacttggATACTTCAATGCAGGTGAATCCTGCACAGTACACAGAAAAGTTGTGGTGGAGAATATAATAGCAGTGTGTTGAGCAGTTGAAGACGAGATACGGTGACACGATGAGAAGGAATGAGATGGAGTTTCACATTAATGaagtaattataaatttaaaattctatttttaaaaatttaaaattttatttgttagaaatggttacaaatttaaaattctatttttaaaaataaaaaattttactttttaataattttaaaaattgttctAAGGTAGCTGGTACCTACTTGGGTACTAGCTGactgcaaaaaaaaatatatatatatatcgtgtgAATACCGCTATACTTATTACTGACCTGCGCTTCTGTAGCATTAATGCATTATATAATACTACATATTATTAATCTTGCTCCGATCCTGTTTGGATATTTTCAGAATGAGGAATGCTAGGGggcagcagttttattgaattttggctagcatgtaaccagcagaggaaggtgagccattggatgaaatctcacaccaatctcacaccatcaaatcatcattgatggctaggtGATGGCTaataatcacaaaaattgctggtccCCTAAACTTTTCCTTTTAGAATTGAATCTTTCTCATTAGCGCGATTGGAGAAAAGGATAGAAAATGTGATTTCATTGTGATATGTGACCTTGTAAAGATTAAGATAACGGCACAATTACGTTAACAATATATTTTCACATGGCTAACAGACAACTTGAGAAACCAGAGAACTAACTAATCTACGTAAGACCGAGGGGatattcatattttatttatttatttattcacaaataataacaagaTAAATGTATAATAATGTCAAAAATCCTCTCCACTGAATGGAACCGGaggatatgaaaaataaaataaaataaacgtaCATAGTGTAACAAAATCCTTGAATAAGTCAAGGTGTATGACTATAATGTATAGCTATGTCCAAATAAACAATGAACAAATATCCCGTCTAAAAAACAAGAAGACGAAAAACACAAGGCAACACTGCCAAACGCATAAACatgcagaaaagaaaaatgctataTTAACAACTATAGACTGGACAACTACATCAATAACTGCTTTTAAACGAAAAGATCATTTGCGTTTAACTGCAGTTAATAATTTAATTGTCTACAGTATATACCTACTGATATAGCATTTTCCTAAACAAAAGCATAAAAGTAGTTAATAAATCAATCAGCGACTCCAATCGCACTTGGTGGTCTGAAAGATATCAGAAGAGGAAACACCTTTGGAAGAAGTCAAAGGTACCTGCAAGTCGCAGGTAACCCTTGGCTTGACCTTCTTGGTCTTGATTGCACCAAGCTTAAATCTCACCTTCAAATACAATTTCACTCGGATATCATAAACTCCTTTGCTTTTCTCCTTGTTTAGCTCGGAAACCTGGTCGGTGCTAAGAGGCACCACCTGCTGGCCCTCGAACACGTGGGCCAGCACGGTAGTGTTCTTGTGCCCCTGGTAGAAGGTAGGCAAGAGGTCAGAGTCAAACCTAGAATCCTGAAACAGCGCTCTGGCTTCGATATAGTCGTAGTAGATGCCGAGCTTCTTGTTTGGGTTTCGGATGGAGAAGTTGAGGGCAAGATTGTAATTTAAGGTGTTGCCGCTGTAGTTGAATTGGGTAAGGGACGCGTCGGTGACGTGGACCTTAACGACGTTGGGGCGAACGATGAGCCAGAAGATGAAGATGGCGATgccgatgatgatgacgatgctgaGGATAAGCTTGAAGATGAGGCTGAAGATGCAGCCGCAGCAGCAGCCGAGGAGACCGCCACCGCCGCGTCCCGGACGGTGGTAGGATTTAGAAGGGGGGATGGCGGGGCCGTAGTAGGCTCCATTGAGCTGTGGCTGGTTCGCAGACATGGTTTTCTGATGATTTGTAGGAAAGAATAATAACTATTAATAATTAAGGTGTGTTTGGTTTATGACAAATGAGGGGAGAAATGGTGCTTATAAAGAGGCTATAACTAGTGGAAAAGCGCGTTTAAAT contains:
- the LOC112696761 gene encoding NDR1/HIN1-like protein 10: MSANQPQLNGAYYGPAIPPSKSYHRPGRGGGGLLGCCCGCIFSLIFKLILSIVIIIGIAIFIFWLIVRPNVVKVHVTDASLTQFNYSGNTLNYNLALNFSIRNPNKKLGIYYDYIEARALFQDSRFDSDLLPTFYQGHKNTTVLAHVFEGQQVVPLSTDQVSELNKEKSKGVYDIRVKLYLKVRFKLGAIKTKKVKPRVTCDLQVPLTSSKGVSSSDIFQTTKCDWSR